Proteins found in one Carassius auratus strain Wakin unplaced genomic scaffold, ASM336829v1 scaf_tig00214215, whole genome shotgun sequence genomic segment:
- the LOC113091553 gene encoding protein ALP1-like, translating into MADHVAFAYLIADELEAIENPLFLQYIEHDEQQRMVPKIANFVEDVVPLYSLSEFRSHFRLSREQVEDVITTLGPVYMNLQQTKLPLTNSVLACLWTLVNQESYRGVADRFNMSKSTLAKHLHEFCYNINTYMAHHISWPRGQRLEMSKLGFDTAGFPNTVCAVDGCHIPIMRPHCDNPLAYMNRKQFYSVNLTGFCDSQRRFCHISVGHPGSWHDARAFRFTEVCRVLEEDPHSLVPQGMHIIGDSAYPLLPQLMRPYRDNGHLSARQRYFNRKLNAARVVIEHAFGILKSKFRRLHYLQMRSISNISSAVSACCILHNLCLEPSDQVVVVGDGVDDEPYPQQPHNTNACHYRDQICGQI; encoded by the exons atggcagatcacgtggcgtTTGCTTACTTGATCGCAGATGAGCTGGAAGCAATAGAAAATCCATTATTTTTGCAATACATTGAGCACGATGAGCAACAAAG AATGGTTCCAAAAATAGCCAATTTTGTGGAGGATGTTGTCCCTCTCTACAGTCTCTCAGAATTTAGAAGTCATTTCAGGCTTTCCAGAGAACAAGTGGAG GATGTCATCACTACCCTTGGTCCTGTGTATATGAATTTACAACAGACCAAACTGCCACTCACGAACAGTGTTCTTGCCTGCCTTTGGACATTGGTGAATCAGGAGTCATATCGTGGGGTGGCAGATAGATTTAACATGTCAAAATCCACTCTTGCCAAGCATCTCCATGAGTTTTGTTACAATATTAACACATACATGGCCCACCACATATCCTGGCCCAGAGGTCAAAGGCTGGAGATGTCAAAGTTAGGCTTTGACACAGCAGGTTTCCCCAACACTGTATGTGCGGTAGATGGGTGTCACATTCCTATAATGAGACCCCACTGTGATAATCCCCTAGCATACATGAATAGGAAACAGTTTTATTCTGTAAATTTAACTGGGTTTTGTGACAGTCAGCGGCGCTTCTGTCACATTAGTGTGGGTCACCCTGGGAGTTGGCATGATGCCAGAGCATTTCGCTTCACAGAAGTTTGTCGTGTTCTTGAAGAAGATCCTCATTCACTTGTTCCACAGGGAATGCACATAATTGGGGATTCTGCCTACCCTTTGTTGCCTCAACTTATGAGGCCTTATAGAGACAATGGCCATTTGTCTGCTAGGCAAAGATATTTTAACAGAAAGCTCAATGCAGCTCGCGTGGTCATTGAGCATGCGTTTGGCATTCTAAAATCTAAGTTTAGGAGGCTCCATTACCTGCAAATGAGAAGCATTTCTAATATCAGCTCAGCAGTCTCAGCCTGCTGCATTTTGCATAATCTTTGTTTAGAGCCCAGTGATCAAGTTGTTGTGGTAggtgatggtgttgatgatgAACCATACCCCCAGCAACCCCACAACACTAATGCATGTCATTATAGAGACCAGATTTGTGGCCAGATCTAA